One region of Pararhizobium qamdonense genomic DNA includes:
- a CDS encoding LuxR C-terminal-related transcriptional regulator gives MNSLLMTNGKDISSNLFHSIATDPLSTQNDKRPGEMPRGRSLLIIDDRALDRQCLAYCISAHKIDMDVLAFGSVEEWERKRHDYPQLAAVLLNIGGKKIGEPSVSEEITRLAAAFEAPIIVLADADDLPQIMKALECGAKGYIPSSVSIDVCIEAIALSMAGGIFVPASSVFAMRQALETGSPAARPLAGMFTERQAEVVEALRRGKANKIIAYELNLRESTVKVHIRNIMKKVKATNRTEVAYKIKDLFPLSSAPASEGMKGSEH, from the coding sequence ATGAATTCACTATTGATGACAAACGGCAAGGACATTTCGAGTAATCTTTTCCATTCCATAGCAACCGATCCTCTCAGCACACAAAATGATAAAAGGCCCGGCGAAATGCCGCGGGGGCGTTCGCTTTTGATCATTGACGACCGTGCGCTGGATCGGCAGTGCCTTGCCTATTGCATATCCGCACACAAGATCGACATGGATGTGCTGGCCTTCGGTTCGGTGGAAGAATGGGAGCGCAAACGGCATGACTATCCGCAGCTTGCCGCCGTTCTTTTGAACATCGGCGGAAAGAAAATCGGCGAACCCAGTGTTTCCGAAGAAATCACCAGGCTCGCCGCAGCGTTTGAAGCGCCCATCATTGTTCTGGCAGATGCTGACGATCTGCCGCAGATCATGAAGGCACTCGAATGCGGAGCGAAGGGCTATATCCCATCGTCCGTCAGCATCGACGTCTGTATCGAAGCCATTGCGCTTTCAATGGCCGGCGGTATCTTCGTTCCGGCCAGCAGCGTCTTTGCAATGCGCCAGGCGCTTGAAACGGGAAGCCCAGCTGCCCGCCCACTCGCCGGCATGTTCACGGAGCGGCAGGCCGAAGTGGTCGAGGCGTTACGGCGTGGCAAGGCCAACAAGATCATCGCCTATGAACTCAATTTGCGCGAAAGCACCGTCAAAGTGCATATCCGCAATATCATGAAGAAGGTCAAGGCGACCAATCGGACTGAAGTTGCTTACAAGATCAAGGACCTCTTCCCGCTTTCTTCTGCTCCGGCAAGCGAAGGCATGAAGGGAAGCGAGCATTAA
- a CDS encoding class I SAM-dependent methyltransferase produces the protein MKDLTISRFRTARGRILRRQIEKLADHLGRPVSILDVGGRPDYWENVGHERISEIRLLNIDENEIDRHGLSNLFTSEIGDARDLKGYADKSVDLVHSNSVIEHVGAWPDMSAMASEMQRVGLSGWIQTPAWEFPIEPHFRLPFLHWLAPPMRRAALKLSKDYGALDVATRRYHIDRINLLSYSEVRALFPIGNIYVEKFVFSKSYSARWGPGAA, from the coding sequence ATGAAGGATCTAACAATTAGCCGCTTCAGAACCGCTCGCGGGCGCATTCTCAGGCGTCAGATCGAGAAACTTGCCGACCATCTGGGACGGCCGGTATCCATTCTGGACGTTGGTGGCCGGCCGGACTATTGGGAAAATGTCGGGCATGAGCGCATCAGTGAAATCCGGCTTCTCAATATCGATGAAAACGAGATCGATCGCCACGGCCTGTCCAATCTGTTTACCAGCGAGATCGGCGATGCGCGTGACCTGAAGGGTTATGCGGATAAGTCGGTCGATCTGGTTCATTCCAATTCGGTGATCGAGCATGTCGGCGCCTGGCCTGATATGAGCGCGATGGCATCAGAGATGCAGCGGGTCGGTCTGTCCGGCTGGATACAAACGCCGGCGTGGGAATTTCCGATCGAGCCGCATTTCCGGCTGCCATTCCTGCATTGGCTGGCTCCGCCCATGCGGCGTGCGGCGCTGAAATTGTCGAAGGACTACGGTGCTTTGGATGTCGCGACGCGCCGTTATCACATCGACCGCATCAACCTTTTGTCCTACAGCGAGGTCAGGGCGTTGTTTCCGATTGGTAATATCTATGTCGAGAAGTTTGTTTTCTCGAAAAGCTATTCGGCCCGGTGGGGGCCGGGGGCTGCGTAA
- a CDS encoding glycosyltransferase family 4 protein, whose protein sequence is MRLLVYPHDLSIGGSQINAIDLAAGAAAAGHDVSVYGIPGPLVDYITERGLTYIPARTLHYRPAPSRIAQLATIARQNRIDLIHAYEWPSCLDAYYGASLCLNVPLLCTVLSMDVMPYVPASVPLIMGTADLGAQARKVQKSGVWVIEPPIDVERDNPDIDATTFRRRHEVSDEEFLIVSVSRLALDLKLDALVRAIDAVDLLAGSYPLKLILVGDGPARAALEMRAQAVNARHGRDVISLPGADMDPRPAYAGADLVVGMGSSALRALAIGRPLIVQGEDAFSEIFEPHTYDLFLKQGFYGLGDKKPGAQLLARQIEELVIDATRRTELGIFGRRAVTERFSLQRAIGVQLDIYRQVLANPPHRNLSEAMRSARLALMLEYANHDPGRKRRKRDRESAILSAARSGLWPPASAGSWV, encoded by the coding sequence ATGCGTCTTCTCGTATATCCGCATGATCTTTCGATCGGTGGCAGTCAGATCAACGCAATCGACCTTGCAGCCGGTGCCGCCGCTGCAGGTCACGATGTCTCAGTCTATGGCATTCCCGGCCCGCTGGTTGACTACATCACAGAGCGCGGACTGACATACATTCCGGCCCGAACGCTCCACTATCGCCCCGCGCCCTCGCGGATAGCACAGCTCGCAACCATTGCCCGTCAAAACCGGATCGATCTCATTCACGCCTATGAATGGCCGAGCTGCCTGGATGCCTATTACGGCGCGTCGCTTTGCCTGAACGTGCCCTTGTTGTGCACGGTGTTGAGCATGGATGTGATGCCTTACGTTCCAGCATCCGTGCCGCTGATCATGGGCACCGCGGATCTCGGCGCGCAGGCCCGCAAGGTGCAAAAAAGCGGGGTCTGGGTGATCGAACCGCCCATCGATGTCGAGCGTGACAATCCGGATATTGACGCAACCACCTTCCGGCGCCGGCATGAGGTCTCCGACGAGGAGTTTCTGATCGTCAGCGTTTCGCGTCTCGCGCTTGATTTGAAACTCGATGCCCTGGTGCGCGCCATCGATGCCGTCGATCTTCTTGCGGGCTCATATCCGTTAAAACTCATCCTGGTGGGGGACGGGCCCGCGCGCGCCGCATTGGAGATGCGGGCACAAGCGGTCAATGCCCGGCATGGAAGAGACGTTATAAGCCTTCCCGGAGCGGATATGGACCCGCGGCCCGCCTATGCTGGCGCCGATCTCGTTGTTGGAATGGGAAGCTCGGCATTGCGGGCGCTGGCGATCGGCCGTCCGCTGATCGTTCAAGGCGAGGATGCTTTCTCTGAAATATTTGAACCACACACCTATGATCTGTTCTTGAAACAGGGCTTTTACGGATTGGGCGACAAAAAACCCGGCGCGCAGCTGCTTGCGCGCCAGATTGAAGAGCTGGTTATCGATGCCACCAGGCGGACAGAGCTTGGTATCTTCGGCAGGCGCGCCGTCACGGAGCGCTTCAGCCTTCAACGCGCCATTGGCGTGCAGCTGGACATTTACCGGCAGGTTCTGGCCAATCCGCCGCACCGAAATCTGTCTGAGGCCATGCGCTCAGCGCGGCTGGCCCTCATGCTGGAATATGCCAATCACGATCCCGGCCGCAAACGCCGCAAAAGGGACCGCGAATCCGCAATTCTCTCCGCCGCACGCTCAGGCCTTTGGCCCCCGGCATCCGCCGGGAGCTGGGTGTAG
- a CDS encoding acyltransferase, protein MIASSVILEDGVVIHHPDLVNLYGCKVGAGSRIGTFVEIQKNAVIGRNCKISSHSFICEGVEIEDGVFIGHGVMFTNDPHPRAVNADGELLTDGEWDVVPTLVKRQAAIGSNATILPGVTIGTGAVVGAGAVVTRDVPDWVIVAGVPAQIIGCAQGAPAEIPLSRRV, encoded by the coding sequence ATGATCGCATCGAGTGTCATTTTGGAAGATGGGGTGGTCATTCACCATCCCGACCTGGTCAATCTCTATGGCTGCAAAGTGGGAGCGGGTTCCCGCATCGGCACATTCGTGGAAATCCAGAAGAACGCGGTCATCGGCCGCAACTGCAAGATTTCAAGCCACTCCTTCATCTGCGAAGGCGTGGAGATCGAAGACGGCGTTTTCATTGGCCATGGGGTCATGTTCACCAACGATCCCCATCCGCGCGCCGTCAATGCAGATGGAGAATTGCTGACCGACGGCGAATGGGATGTCGTTCCCACATTGGTCAAACGCCAGGCCGCGATCGGCAGCAACGCGACGATCCTTCCCGGCGTGACGATCGGGACCGGCGCCGTCGTCGGCGCTGGCGCCGTGGTGACAAGAGATGTCCCCGACTGGGTGATTGTTGCAGGCGTTCCAGCTCAAATTATCGGTTGCGCGCAGGGCGCACCGGCCGAAATTCCTTTGTCCAGGAGAGTATAA
- a CDS encoding Gfo/Idh/MocA family protein, protein MIGIAVIGYGYWGPNLVRNIAEVPNAQLLYVCDLMPERLATVKARYPAVEITSDFEQVLRDPRVHAVAIATPVSTHFKLAMKAMMAGKHVFVEKPMASTVDEARRMVDEAARRRLVLAVDHTFVHTGAVRKMREVVENGLGDMYYYDSVRVNLGLFQHDVSVIWDLAVHDLSIMDYVLQEKPVAVSATGMSHVAGEPENIAYLNLFFESKLIAHIHVNWLAPVKVRRTLIGGSNKMIVYDDLEPSEKIKIYDKGITLNGNPQRNGEKVYQMLVGYRTGDMYAPQLDMTEALGRELKQFVDCVEKNEQPIVDGHAGLRVVRILEAATQSLQQRGRVVELEQARLIA, encoded by the coding sequence ATGATCGGCATAGCGGTAATTGGCTACGGCTATTGGGGCCCAAATCTTGTCAGGAACATAGCGGAAGTGCCCAACGCACAGCTTCTCTATGTTTGCGATCTTATGCCGGAGCGGTTGGCGACCGTCAAAGCGCGCTATCCGGCCGTGGAAATCACCAGCGACTTCGAACAGGTTCTGCGCGATCCCCGCGTTCATGCGGTGGCCATCGCAACGCCGGTTTCGACCCATTTCAAACTGGCGATGAAAGCCATGATGGCCGGCAAGCATGTCTTTGTCGAAAAACCGATGGCGTCTACGGTGGATGAAGCGCGCCGCATGGTCGATGAGGCCGCCCGCCGGCGTCTCGTCCTCGCCGTGGATCATACATTCGTGCATACGGGCGCTGTCCGCAAGATGCGCGAAGTCGTCGAAAATGGGCTCGGCGACATGTATTACTACGATTCCGTGCGGGTCAATCTCGGCCTGTTCCAGCATGATGTCAGCGTCATCTGGGACCTTGCCGTCCACGATCTCTCCATCATGGATTACGTGCTGCAGGAAAAACCCGTTGCCGTGTCCGCGACCGGCATGAGCCATGTCGCCGGCGAACCGGAAAACATCGCCTATCTCAATCTGTTTTTCGAAAGCAAGCTGATCGCTCATATCCACGTCAATTGGCTGGCACCCGTCAAGGTCCGCCGCACATTGATCGGCGGCAGCAACAAGATGATTGTCTACGACGACCTTGAGCCCAGCGAAAAGATCAAGATCTACGACAAGGGCATCACACTGAACGGCAATCCGCAGCGCAATGGCGAGAAGGTCTACCAGATGCTGGTCGGCTACCGCACGGGCGACATGTACGCGCCGCAACTCGATATGACCGAGGCGCTTGGCCGTGAACTCAAGCAGTTCGTCGATTGCGTGGAAAAGAACGAGCAGCCGATCGTCGATGGCCATGCCGGTTTGCGCGTTGTCCGCATCCTTGAAGCGGCAACGCAATCTCTGCAGCAGCGCGGCCGCGTGGTTGAACTCGAACAGGCGAGGCTGATCGCATGA
- a CDS encoding sugar transferase, which produces MSESNLEYPLGVASHSSSYERAAKSRSRYFVEKRFFDVAVTLLAAPFALLIVALCAMLIRLNGGKAFFSQPRVGKGGRIFNLWKLRTMAPDADRKLAEYLASNPAAKAEWETKQKLENDPRITWLGKYLRKYSIDELPQLLNVIAGDMSLVGPRPMLPEQRQYYPGTAYFNLRPGLTGLWQISERNGCTFIERALHDTRYSGMMSFSADLWILVRTPMVVLKGTGL; this is translated from the coding sequence ATGTCGGAAAGTAATCTCGAATACCCCTTGGGTGTTGCTTCACACAGCTCATCGTACGAGCGGGCTGCGAAATCCCGATCGCGCTATTTCGTGGAGAAGCGTTTTTTCGATGTCGCTGTCACGTTGCTGGCTGCGCCATTCGCTTTGCTGATCGTTGCTCTGTGCGCGATGCTGATCCGGCTGAATGGGGGAAAGGCGTTCTTCTCGCAGCCGCGCGTCGGAAAAGGCGGGCGAATATTCAATCTGTGGAAGCTGCGAACGATGGCCCCGGACGCAGACCGGAAGCTGGCCGAGTATTTGGCCTCCAACCCTGCCGCAAAGGCCGAATGGGAGACAAAGCAGAAACTTGAAAACGATCCACGCATCACATGGCTTGGCAAATATCTGCGCAAATATTCAATCGATGAACTGCCGCAGCTTCTGAATGTGATTGCCGGCGATATGAGCCTGGTTGGCCCGCGCCCGATGTTGCCTGAGCAGCGGCAATATTATCCAGGGACAGCCTATTTCAACCTGCGTCCCGGCTTGACTGGGCTTTGGCAGATTAGCGAGCGCAATGGCTGTACCTTCATCGAGCGCGCACTGCATGACACCCGCTATTCCGGCATGATGTCCTTCAGTGCGGACTTGTGGATTTTGGTCCGGACGCCGATGGTTGTTTTAAAAGGAACGGGCCTCTGA
- a CDS encoding O-antigen ligase family protein produces MPTTNRAVTTQAIEGHTTTQTAIRDKLPWVAGLFLFSLIIPWIIELGALRLSVSRFILIATILPCLVMWMSGKAGRIRTPDILVILFCLWCSVSLAVVHDLATSFQSGGMMAIETMGAYFLARVMIRNEGQFYGMVKAIFLIILLLLPLSLYESVTGSNIALNMFRSVLPTQIDYFMAPRWGLRRVQSVFDHPILYGVFCTSVFALVHKVLGRDVSPMRRWGRSILVFLATLLSMSSGPLSALVVQALLMSWGWFLRGFRYRWHVLAAFFASLYTAVSLVSNQSFFEFYVHYFAFSQDTGWDRIRIWHYGWLSVFNHPIFGIGHNEYQRPEWMEPSIDMFWLINFVRFGYIAGILMFLIFAWVFLSTALKKGLSDQQNDYRTAYLISMVGVFTVGWTVHFWNAPYLLIMFYLGSVSWMQDIDSNAGQSSKVIPRSPLRTAVKSS; encoded by the coding sequence GTGCCCACGACCAACCGGGCCGTCACCACTCAGGCGATCGAGGGGCACACGACAACACAGACGGCAATCCGGGACAAACTGCCTTGGGTGGCGGGTCTCTTCCTGTTCAGCTTGATTATCCCCTGGATCATCGAGCTCGGCGCGCTGCGCCTTTCCGTTTCCCGCTTCATCTTGATTGCCACGATCCTCCCCTGTCTGGTCATGTGGATGAGCGGTAAGGCCGGGCGGATCAGGACGCCGGATATTCTGGTAATTTTGTTTTGCCTTTGGTGCTCGGTCAGTCTGGCTGTTGTGCACGATCTGGCAACGTCTTTTCAATCCGGCGGCATGATGGCGATCGAGACGATGGGCGCCTATTTTCTGGCGCGCGTCATGATCAGAAACGAGGGGCAATTTTATGGAATGGTCAAGGCAATCTTCCTGATCATCCTGCTGCTTCTGCCACTATCGCTTTATGAATCGGTGACAGGATCGAACATCGCTCTCAACATGTTCCGATCGGTTTTGCCCACCCAGATCGATTATTTCATGGCACCGCGATGGGGGCTGCGTCGCGTACAGTCGGTGTTCGATCATCCCATCCTATATGGCGTATTTTGCACAAGCGTGTTTGCCCTCGTGCACAAGGTTCTTGGGCGCGATGTTTCGCCGATGCGCCGATGGGGCCGTTCCATTCTGGTCTTTCTGGCCACGCTTCTTTCGATGTCTTCAGGTCCGTTGAGCGCCTTGGTGGTGCAGGCTCTCTTGATGTCCTGGGGATGGTTTCTGCGCGGCTTTCGCTATCGCTGGCATGTCCTTGCGGCATTCTTTGCATCGCTTTACACGGCGGTTTCGCTTGTTTCGAACCAATCCTTTTTTGAATTCTACGTACACTACTTTGCCTTCAGCCAGGATACCGGTTGGGACCGCATCCGCATCTGGCACTACGGCTGGCTTTCCGTCTTCAATCACCCGATCTTCGGCATCGGTCACAACGAATATCAGCGTCCAGAATGGATGGAGCCGAGCATCGATATGTTCTGGCTCATCAATTTCGTGCGTTTCGGATATATCGCAGGCATCCTGATGTTCCTGATCTTCGCATGGGTTTTCCTCAGCACCGCCTTGAAAAAAGGCCTGAGCGACCAGCAAAACGACTACCGGACGGCCTATCTGATTTCGATGGTCGGTGTCTTCACGGTGGGATGGACGGTTCACTTCTGGAATGCGCCCTACCTGCTGATCATGTTCTATCTGGGCAGCGTATCCTGGATGCAGGATATTGACAGCAATGCGGGTCAAAGCTCGAAGGTCATCCCGAGAAGCCCACTCAGAACAGCCGTGAAATCGTCATGA
- a CDS encoding right-handed parallel beta-helix repeat-containing protein, with translation MAIADASPVVKAKIVVYPDDASTGVPANLPLVRVTNFVLDVAGATVSGLDFQGAVTITAPNVTLRNCRISAKGWAALDIRSDGVTIENCDIDGQAAPGIRGISISGNNVSIRHCNIHHTEDGIYLTGSSNITIENNYIHDLQSQWDGPHFDGIATDGGITDVVIKGNTIVNPHGQTSAIMLSNYFGPVTRVRVEKNRLLGGGYTVYSDGQFGAGSISNVSFLDNRMGKGHYGYASINNNIPDWSGNIDDTLETMLNQ, from the coding sequence GTGGCAATCGCGGACGCGTCGCCAGTGGTTAAGGCGAAGATCGTGGTTTACCCGGATGATGCAAGCACCGGCGTCCCTGCCAATCTACCTCTCGTGCGCGTAACAAACTTCGTTCTGGATGTCGCTGGAGCGACCGTCAGCGGCCTGGATTTTCAAGGCGCGGTCACGATCACCGCGCCGAACGTAACGTTGCGAAACTGCAGAATTTCGGCAAAGGGCTGGGCGGCGCTGGACATCCGGTCGGATGGCGTAACCATCGAGAATTGCGATATCGACGGCCAGGCTGCACCCGGTATTCGCGGTATCAGCATTTCCGGCAACAATGTCTCAATCCGTCACTGCAACATCCATCATACGGAAGACGGTATCTACCTCACGGGTTCATCCAATATAACTATCGAAAACAACTATATCCATGACCTGCAGTCGCAGTGGGACGGTCCTCATTTTGACGGAATTGCCACGGATGGCGGGATCACCGATGTTGTCATCAAAGGCAACACCATCGTCAATCCTCACGGGCAGACGTCGGCAATCATGCTGAGCAATTATTTCGGGCCGGTCACGCGCGTGCGTGTCGAGAAAAACCGTCTCTTGGGCGGCGGTTACACCGTCTATTCGGACGGCCAGTTCGGCGCCGGCTCAATATCCAATGTCTCATTCCTGGATAACAGGATGGGCAAAGGCCATTACGGATACGCGTCCATAAACAACAATATTCCGGATTGGTCCGGAAACATCGATGACACACTTGAAACAATGTTGAACCAATGA
- a CDS encoding glycosyltransferase family 2 protein: MTISVILPTYNRSGSLVAAINSVITQSHQDLELIVVDDASTEDIESVVRGFSDRRIRYVRRVRNGGAAAARNTGLCHAKGEYIAFQDSDDLWLPGKLQKQFALFSAIPGDVGAVIGAKIVYGRDNQRNYGSGRVAYDPPPEGRLSLEDDQLGRLLTRNRISLQNALFRKNCFPYAEWFDVCARANEDWDFAIRLAQHTSIYEDVEPVVLGFISRDSISINRRREIIGLLRILKKNRAVLCNRSEQKSLMLIDVARYFYTAGKRKSAMKFLTAALKTYPRHMQLIGSIMVGKLFKSRPQRPVA; encoded by the coding sequence ATGACGATATCCGTTATTCTACCCACCTATAATAGAAGCGGCAGCCTGGTCGCAGCGATTAACAGCGTCATCACCCAGTCCCATCAGGATCTGGAGTTGATCGTGGTCGACGATGCCTCGACCGAGGACATCGAAAGCGTGGTGCGCGGCTTTAGTGATCGCCGCATCCGTTATGTCAGGCGTGTTCGAAACGGCGGAGCAGCTGCCGCGCGCAACACCGGCCTTTGCCATGCGAAAGGCGAGTATATCGCGTTCCAGGACAGCGACGACCTGTGGTTGCCCGGCAAACTGCAAAAGCAGTTCGCACTGTTTTCCGCGATCCCCGGCGATGTCGGCGCCGTCATCGGCGCAAAGATCGTCTATGGGCGCGACAACCAACGGAACTATGGCTCCGGCCGGGTGGCTTACGATCCTCCGCCGGAAGGGCGCCTGTCGCTGGAGGACGACCAGCTTGGCCGGCTCCTCACCCGCAACCGGATCAGCCTGCAAAACGCCCTGTTTCGAAAGAACTGCTTTCCCTATGCCGAATGGTTTGATGTCTGCGCCCGGGCCAATGAAGACTGGGACTTTGCCATCCGGCTGGCCCAGCACACGTCGATCTATGAAGACGTTGAACCGGTCGTGCTCGGCTTCATTTCGCGTGACAGCATCTCGATCAACCGCCGCCGCGAAATCATCGGCCTGCTTCGAATCCTGAAGAAAAACCGGGCTGTGCTTTGCAATCGCAGCGAACAAAAGTCGCTGATGCTGATCGACGTCGCGCGCTATTTTTACACAGCGGGAAAACGAAAAAGCGCGATGAAATTTCTCACCGCCGCTCTGAAAACCTATCCCCGTCATATGCAGTTGATCGGCTCCATCATGGTCGGGAAATTGTTCAAGAGCCGCCCACAGCGGCCCGTCGCCTGA
- a CDS encoding acyltransferase, whose translation MSADITSMARIVQSVHGRREVPPDPGFQLDMAAELKRTYGAAGLIELYGRFSTGDGYVDALMRKAIWQAATRQCGAGLQIGTGAVFKHPETFEIGSGVFIGAQANIQGRYDGRCVIGDNVWIGPQAFLDARDLVIEDHVGWGPGAKLLGSSHTANPIDVPIIRTDLEIKPVRIGAWADIGTNATILPGVTIGKGAIVGAGAVVVSDVAPFSIVAGVPAKFLRWRSDSDTTTAIS comes from the coding sequence ATGTCAGCTGACATCACCTCCATGGCCCGGATCGTTCAATCGGTGCATGGGCGCCGCGAAGTCCCGCCGGATCCCGGATTTCAGCTGGATATGGCCGCTGAACTCAAACGAACCTATGGCGCCGCAGGCCTCATCGAGCTCTATGGCCGCTTTTCAACGGGTGATGGCTATGTCGACGCCCTGATGCGCAAGGCGATCTGGCAGGCCGCTACGCGCCAATGCGGCGCCGGGCTTCAGATCGGAACTGGGGCCGTCTTCAAACATCCGGAGACCTTCGAGATCGGCAGCGGCGTTTTCATCGGCGCGCAGGCCAATATTCAGGGCCGCTACGACGGCAGATGCGTGATCGGCGACAATGTCTGGATCGGCCCGCAGGCCTTTCTCGACGCGCGTGACCTGGTGATCGAGGACCATGTCGGCTGGGGGCCCGGCGCCAAGCTGCTTGGGTCAAGCCACACAGCCAATCCGATCGACGTGCCGATCATTCGCACGGATCTCGAGATCAAGCCAGTGCGCATCGGCGCATGGGCCGATATCGGCACCAATGCGACGATCCTTCCGGGCGTGACAATCGGCAAGGGCGCAATCGTAGGCGCTGGAGCAGTCGTCGTCTCTGACGTCGCTCCCTTCTCGATCGTCGCCGGGGTCCCGGCAAAGTTTCTCCGTTGGCGTAGCGATAGCGACACCACGACAGCCATATCCTGA
- a CDS encoding DegT/DnrJ/EryC1/StrS family aminotransferase, with amino-acid sequence MIPFLDLKAQYASIKDEIDAAVLGVLASAQYVLGPEVAQFEEEFAAYSDAKHAVAVNTGTSALHLALLAADVGPGDEVITVPFTFVATVSAICYAGALPVFVDVEPMTLTMDPAKLEAAITPRTKAIVPVHLYGQMADMDAIMAIANRHGIAVIEDACQAHGAEYKGRRAGSIGASGCFSFYPGKNLGACGEGGIVVTNNDAHAKTMRMLRDWGQERRYHHLVKGFNYRMDGIQGAILRVKLRHLDAWTAARRTHASRYSSLLSNLDTVETPVEVAYRRHVYHVYAVRCRDRDGLHRALEAEGIQSGLHYPIPVHLQKAHEDLGYKPGDFPVSEAASRTVLSLPIYPEMTGRQVEQVVAALEQDAYVS; translated from the coding sequence ATGATCCCGTTCCTTGATCTCAAAGCGCAATATGCATCGATCAAGGATGAGATCGACGCGGCCGTCCTGGGTGTCCTCGCCTCGGCACAATATGTTCTGGGGCCGGAAGTTGCCCAGTTCGAGGAGGAATTTGCGGCCTATTCCGACGCGAAACACGCGGTGGCCGTCAACACCGGGACCAGTGCGCTGCATCTGGCGTTGCTGGCAGCAGATGTCGGCCCCGGTGATGAAGTCATCACCGTTCCGTTCACCTTCGTCGCCACGGTATCGGCGATCTGCTATGCCGGCGCATTGCCCGTGTTCGTCGATGTCGAACCGATGACGCTCACCATGGATCCCGCCAAGCTTGAAGCCGCGATCACGCCGCGCACGAAGGCAATCGTTCCGGTTCATCTCTACGGCCAGATGGCCGATATGGACGCAATCATGGCCATTGCAAACCGCCATGGTATTGCTGTCATCGAAGATGCCTGCCAGGCGCATGGTGCGGAATATAAGGGCCGCCGCGCCGGCAGCATTGGCGCTTCCGGCTGCTTCAGCTTCTACCCCGGCAAAAACCTCGGCGCCTGCGGCGAAGGCGGCATCGTCGTCACCAACAATGATGCACATGCCAAGACCATGCGGATGCTGCGCGACTGGGGCCAGGAGCGCCGCTACCATCATCTGGTCAAAGGCTTCAACTACCGCATGGACGGCATCCAAGGTGCGATCCTGCGCGTCAAGCTCCGGCATCTCGACGCCTGGACCGCTGCACGCCGCACGCATGCATCCCGCTATTCGTCACTGCTTTCCAATCTGGATACCGTGGAGACACCCGTCGAAGTCGCCTATCGCCGCCATGTCTATCATGTTTATGCAGTCCGCTGCCGGGACCGGGACGGTCTCCACCGTGCTTTGGAAGCGGAGGGCATCCAGTCCGGCCTGCATTACCCCATCCCGGTACATCTGCAAAAGGCACATGAAGACCTCGGCTACAAACCGGGTGACTTTCCGGTATCCGAGGCCGCATCCCGCACGGTTCTGTCCTTGCCGATCTATCCTGAAATGACCGGAAGACAGGTGGAACAGGTCGTGGCAGCGCTGGAGCAAGATGCCTATGTCAGCTGA